A section of the Streptomyces sp. NBC_01591 genome encodes:
- a CDS encoding RecQ family ATP-dependent DNA helicase, which produces MDNLELRAEADAILAELVGDPGGSARLREDQWQAVAALVEERRRALVVQRTGWGKSAVYFVATALLRRRGSGPTVIVSPLLALMRNQVESAARAGIRARTINSANPEEWDTIYEEVERGDTDVLLVSPERLNSVDFRDQVLPKLAATTGLLVVDEAHCISDWGHDFRPDYRRLRAMLAELAPGVPVLATTATANARVTADVADQLGTGAGEALVLRGPLERESLRLGVVRLPDAAHRLAWLAEHLDELPGSGIIYALTVAAAEEATAFLRQRGFRVASYTGRTENADRLQAEVDLQENRVKALVATSALGMGFDKPDLGFVVHLGSPSSPIAYYQQVGRAGRGVAHADVLLLPGKEDEAIWRYFADTAFPPEAQVRQTLSALADAGRPLSVPALEAAVDLRRTRLESMLKVLDVDGAVKRVKGGWTATGAEWVYEAERYAWVARQRAAEQQAMRDYASTSQCRMEFLRQQLDDEGATPCGRCDNCAGSWADSAVSADALTGATKELDRPGVEVEPRRMWPTGMPALGIDLKGRIPAKEQCSTGRALGRLSDIGWGNRLRPLLAENAPDGPVPDDVLQAAVAVLADWARSSGGWAPNVSDATARPVGVVAVPSLTRPQLVGSLAQGIATIGRLPFLGTLTYTGPSRAHTARRSNSAQRLRALSGTFAVPEELTEALARTPGPVLLVDDCTDSGWTLAVAARLLRQAGSDQVLPLVLAAAG; this is translated from the coding sequence ATGGACAACCTGGAGCTCCGCGCCGAAGCCGATGCCATCCTTGCCGAGCTCGTCGGTGACCCGGGGGGTTCGGCGCGGCTGCGGGAGGACCAGTGGCAGGCGGTGGCGGCTCTGGTGGAGGAGCGCCGACGTGCCCTGGTGGTGCAGCGCACGGGCTGGGGGAAGTCCGCGGTGTACTTCGTCGCCACCGCTCTGCTGCGCCGTCGTGGCTCCGGGCCCACGGTGATCGTCTCGCCGCTGCTGGCGCTGATGCGTAACCAGGTCGAGTCTGCGGCGCGGGCCGGTATCCGGGCGCGCACCATCAACTCTGCCAATCCGGAGGAGTGGGACACCATCTACGAGGAGGTCGAGCGCGGCGACACCGATGTCCTCCTGGTAAGTCCGGAACGTCTCAATTCCGTGGATTTTCGCGATCAGGTGCTGCCCAAGCTCGCGGCCACCACCGGTCTGCTGGTGGTGGACGAGGCGCACTGTATTTCCGACTGGGGGCATGACTTCCGGCCTGACTACCGCCGGTTGCGGGCGATGCTCGCCGAGCTCGCTCCCGGCGTGCCGGTACTGGCCACCACCGCGACCGCGAACGCGCGGGTCACCGCGGATGTGGCCGATCAGCTGGGCACCGGCGCGGGCGAGGCCCTGGTGCTGCGCGGCCCGCTGGAGCGGGAAAGCCTGCGGCTGGGTGTGGTCCGGCTGCCGGACGCCGCGCACCGTCTGGCCTGGCTCGCCGAGCACCTGGACGAGCTGCCGGGTTCCGGGATCATCTACGCCCTCACCGTCGCCGCAGCCGAGGAGGCCACCGCCTTTCTGCGTCAGCGCGGCTTCCGCGTCGCCTCGTACACCGGAAGAACGGAGAACGCCGACCGGCTGCAGGCCGAGGTCGACCTGCAGGAGAACCGGGTCAAGGCACTGGTCGCGACTTCGGCCCTGGGCATGGGCTTCGACAAGCCGGACCTGGGCTTCGTGGTCCATCTCGGCTCGCCGTCCTCGCCGATCGCCTACTACCAGCAGGTGGGGCGTGCGGGGCGCGGGGTGGCCCACGCCGATGTGCTGCTGCTGCCGGGCAAGGAGGACGAGGCCATCTGGCGCTACTTCGCCGACACCGCCTTTCCGCCCGAGGCGCAGGTCCGACAGACCCTCTCGGCCCTCGCAGATGCGGGACGGCCGTTGTCCGTGCCCGCCCTGGAGGCTGCGGTGGATCTTCGGCGCACCCGTTTGGAGTCGATGCTGAAGGTGCTGGATGTCGACGGCGCGGTCAAGCGGGTGAAGGGCGGCTGGACGGCCACGGGGGCCGAATGGGTGTACGAGGCCGAGCGCTACGCCTGGGTGGCGCGGCAGCGGGCGGCCGAACAGCAGGCCATGCGCGATTACGCGAGCACGTCCCAGTGCCGGATGGAGTTCCTGCGCCAACAGCTGGACGACGAGGGGGCGACCCCGTGCGGCCGTTGCGACAACTGCGCGGGGTCCTGGGCCGATTCAGCCGTTTCGGCGGATGCTCTGACGGGTGCGACGAAGGAACTGGATCGCCCGGGGGTGGAGGTCGAGCCGCGCCGGATGTGGCCGACGGGGATGCCCGCACTGGGCATCGACCTCAAGGGCCGTATCCCGGCCAAGGAGCAGTGCTCCACCGGGCGTGCCCTGGGGCGGCTCTCGGACATCGGCTGGGGCAACCGACTGCGCCCGCTGCTGGCCGAGAACGCACCCGATGGGCCCGTCCCGGACGATGTCCTGCAGGCCGCGGTGGCGGTCCTCGCCGACTGGGCGCGCTCTTCGGGCGGCTGGGCGCCGAATGTCTCCGACGCCACTGCCCGGCCGGTAGGAGTCGTCGCCGTACCGTCCCTGACCCGCCCGCAACTGGTCGGCTCCCTCGCCCAGGGAATCGCGACCATCGGCCGCCTCCCCTTCCTCGGCACCCTGACGTACACCGGTCCGAGCCGTGCGCACACGGCACGCCGCAGCAACTCCGCCCAACGCCTCAGGGCGCTCTCCGGCACCTTCGCCGTCCCCGAGGAACTGACCGAAGCCCTGGCCCGCACTCCCGGCCCCGTCCTGCTCGTGGACGACTGCACCGATTCCGGCTGGACCCTCGCCGTCGCCGCCCGTCTGCTCAGGCAGGCAGGCAGCGACCAGGTTCTTCCACTGGTCCTCGCTGCGGCAGGCTGA
- a CDS encoding DUF4153 domain-containing protein, which produces MSDHMSETPRPEDAPELSGPSGQAGTSEQTSLSKAPLPEPRGTAPEPPKVPGYAQWGGQPHPPNPWRQSSPQPSALSTLRPAAPAAIRGATLCSAIVTAMLSALLLGDGLGLNALIVAVPATLGAFFAARTAGRRLRPWTAFWAVGGLALLAVPALRDAGWPVFLAVVSAVALGSLALHGSRSWLGVFLGSLGLFSSIAGGLAWGGRGVRARMTGSRGRLGVVLRSVAVAVVLLVVFGALFASADAAFADVLGDLMPDVSLSGSPWRFLLFLIGLVGALAAAYAAAAPIRWDGITVRQGKARGRLEWALPLILLNMLFAVFIAVQLTVLLGGYDKVMAETDLSYSAYARQGFWQLLWATVLTLLVIALALRWAPRGRGSDRTLVRSVLGVLCLLTLVVVASALRRMDLYVDAYGLTRLRISVAAVELWLGVVLVLIMAAGVFGARLLPRAVAASAAVAVLGFGLISPDGLIAEQNVQRYRNDHSIDVDYLRDLSADAVPALDTLPEPLRSCALMDIERSLRSDDAPWYATSWGEARARDILRKRSPADPTRSCAGSRTGIGGSERDGDESDPYDPY; this is translated from the coding sequence ATGTCCGATCACATGTCAGAAACACCCCGGCCGGAAGACGCCCCCGAGCTGTCCGGGCCGTCGGGGCAGGCCGGAACGTCCGAGCAGACCTCGTTGTCGAAGGCTCCGCTGCCGGAGCCCCGCGGTACCGCTCCCGAGCCGCCGAAAGTGCCGGGATACGCGCAATGGGGTGGGCAACCGCATCCGCCCAACCCCTGGCGGCAGAGCAGCCCCCAGCCATCTGCGCTGTCGACCCTGCGCCCGGCGGCGCCCGCCGCCATCCGCGGCGCGACTCTCTGCTCCGCCATCGTCACGGCGATGCTGAGCGCCCTGCTGCTGGGCGACGGTCTCGGCCTGAACGCGCTGATCGTCGCGGTCCCCGCAACGCTCGGGGCCTTCTTCGCCGCGCGGACGGCCGGTCGCCGCCTCCGCCCGTGGACGGCCTTCTGGGCGGTCGGCGGACTGGCGCTCCTCGCCGTCCCGGCCCTTCGGGACGCCGGCTGGCCCGTCTTCCTGGCCGTCGTGTCGGCTGTCGCGCTGGGCTCACTCGCCCTGCACGGCAGCCGCAGCTGGCTCGGCGTGTTTCTGGGCTCGCTGGGCCTGTTCAGCTCCATCGCCGGCGGTCTGGCCTGGGGCGGACGCGGCGTGCGCGCCCGGATGACGGGCTCCCGTGGCCGGTTGGGGGTCGTTCTGCGCAGCGTCGCGGTGGCGGTCGTCCTGCTCGTCGTGTTCGGGGCGCTGTTCGCCAGCGCCGATGCCGCCTTCGCCGACGTGCTCGGCGATCTGATGCCCGATGTATCGCTCAGCGGCAGCCCGTGGCGGTTCCTCCTCTTCCTGATCGGCCTGGTCGGCGCGCTCGCCGCCGCGTACGCCGCAGCCGCTCCGATCCGCTGGGACGGCATCACCGTCCGTCAGGGGAAGGCACGCGGGCGACTGGAGTGGGCCCTGCCGCTCATCCTGCTGAACATGCTGTTCGCCGTCTTCATCGCCGTCCAGCTCACCGTGCTGCTCGGTGGATACGACAAGGTGATGGCCGAGACCGATCTCAGCTATTCCGCGTACGCCCGGCAGGGTTTCTGGCAGCTTCTCTGGGCCACAGTGCTCACGCTGCTGGTGATCGCGCTGGCCCTGCGCTGGGCCCCTCGCGGACGGGGGAGCGACCGCACCCTCGTCCGTTCCGTGCTCGGCGTGCTGTGCCTGCTTACCCTGGTCGTCGTGGCATCCGCACTGAGGCGGATGGACCTCTACGTCGACGCGTACGGTCTGACACGGCTGCGGATATCCGTGGCCGCAGTGGAGCTCTGGCTGGGAGTCGTGCTCGTCCTGATCATGGCCGCCGGGGTGTTCGGTGCCCGCCTGCTGCCGCGTGCCGTGGCTGCGAGCGCGGCCGTCGCCGTCCTCGGGTTCGGACTGATCTCGCCCGACGGGCTGATCGCGGAGCAGAACGTCCAGCGGTACCGCAACGATCACTCGATCGACGTCGATTACCTCCGGGACCTCTCGGCCGACGCCGTACCTGCCCTGGACACGCTGCCCGAACCGCTGCGCTCCTGCGCCCTCATGGACATCGAACGGTCGCTGCGCTCCGACGACGCTCCCTGGTACGCCACCAGCTGGGGCGAGGCACGGGCGCGGGACATTCTGCGGAAGCGGAGTCCGGCCGATCCGACGCGGTCCTGCGCCGGATCGCGTACGGGCATCGGAGGCAGCGAACGCGACGGTGACGAAAGCGATCCGTACGACCCGTACTGA
- a CDS encoding NUDIX hydrolase, translated as MPPYDPSTFPPFAVTVDLVVLTVRRHALCALVVRRGEPPFQGRWALPGGFVKADEDLGAAAARELVEETGLCAQDPAAPAIGNGAHLEQLATYGDPGRDPRMRVVSVAHLALAPDLPAPRAGGDANSARWATVEDLLGAEGGFGQEGENQAPLAFDHAQILADGVERARSKIEYSSLATAFCPPAFTVGELRRVYEAVWGVVLDPRNFHRKVTGTPGFLVPTGGTTTRQGGRPAQLFRAGAATVLNPPMLRPEV; from the coding sequence ATGCCGCCCTACGACCCGTCGACCTTCCCGCCCTTCGCTGTCACCGTCGACCTGGTTGTGCTCACGGTGCGCCGCCACGCGCTCTGCGCGCTGGTGGTACGCCGTGGTGAGCCACCATTCCAGGGGCGATGGGCGCTGCCCGGCGGGTTCGTCAAGGCCGATGAGGATCTCGGAGCCGCAGCAGCGCGCGAGCTCGTCGAGGAGACCGGCCTGTGCGCCCAGGATCCGGCAGCCCCGGCGATCGGGAACGGCGCCCACCTCGAACAGCTCGCTACCTACGGTGACCCCGGTCGCGACCCGCGGATGCGAGTCGTCAGCGTCGCCCATCTCGCCCTGGCCCCCGATCTGCCGGCCCCACGGGCAGGTGGCGATGCGAACAGCGCGCGATGGGCGACTGTCGAGGATCTGCTCGGGGCGGAGGGGGGCTTCGGCCAGGAGGGCGAAAACCAGGCTCCGCTGGCCTTCGACCATGCGCAGATCCTTGCCGACGGAGTCGAACGCGCCCGCTCCAAGATCGAATACTCCTCCCTGGCCACCGCCTTCTGCCCTCCGGCGTTTACGGTCGGCGAGCTCCGGCGGGTGTACGAGGCGGTGTGGGGAGTTGTTCTCGACCCGCGGAACTTCCATCGCAAGGTCACCGGCACCCCCGGCTTCCTGGTGCCCACCGGCGGGACGACCACTCGCCAGGGCGGACGCCCGGCCCAGCTCTTCCGGGCCGGTGCGGCCACGGTGCTCAACCCCCCGATGCTGAGGCCGGAAGTCTGA
- a CDS encoding DUF4192 domain-containing protein yields the protein MNQHNESTGPADEQQITLRGPAELADALPYLMGFHPNDSVIMVALHGGRGRFGGRLRLGIPQSPQEWEPVAEQLAECLIKGSERRGERPDAIVVFLCQDPAEGESGSQIMERLRPLAQRLRTACGALDVPVLEALCISDGRYWSYCCPDERCCPMEGNQLAMPGTSVMAAAAAYAGIQVRGTLREMEARLAPLTHSAAAGQQRALDSAGTELMPRLLDEVGRKDVARETLDLARQLMKRLREAPVTAPSASDISDDRLISHHEAAAVILGLQDRETRDRAAEWMEGPEADSALRLWRALSRRCVAPYEEHAAAPLTLAGWVSWSTGDEPGARVALGLALRMDPAYTFAQLLHEACNQGLDPETLRRCLRGERSARTGRRGHRTDRSARPRPARPTATRRKKTPSGSARPESGAARRRSGQATPGRRVSGGDG from the coding sequence ATGAACCAGCACAACGAATCCACCGGTCCGGCCGACGAGCAGCAGATCACCCTGCGAGGACCTGCCGAACTCGCCGATGCTCTCCCCTACCTCATGGGGTTTCACCCGAACGACAGCGTGATCATGGTCGCCCTGCACGGCGGCAGGGGGCGCTTCGGCGGCCGGCTCAGGCTCGGCATCCCGCAGTCGCCCCAAGAATGGGAGCCCGTCGCCGAGCAGCTTGCCGAGTGCTTGATCAAGGGGAGCGAGCGGCGTGGTGAACGCCCTGACGCGATCGTCGTCTTCCTCTGCCAGGATCCTGCCGAGGGTGAGTCCGGCAGTCAGATCATGGAGCGGCTGCGGCCACTTGCCCAGCGCCTGCGTACGGCCTGCGGCGCGCTGGACGTTCCGGTGCTCGAAGCGCTCTGCATCTCTGACGGCCGGTACTGGTCATACTGCTGCCCGGACGAGCGCTGCTGCCCGATGGAGGGGAACCAGCTGGCCATGCCTGGCACTTCGGTGATGGCGGCCGCTGCCGCGTACGCGGGCATTCAAGTGCGCGGAACGTTGCGGGAGATGGAGGCGAGGCTCGCACCCCTGACGCACTCGGCGGCGGCAGGTCAGCAACGCGCTCTCGACTCGGCGGGCACCGAACTGATGCCCAGGCTCCTCGACGAGGTGGGACGCAAGGATGTGGCCCGAGAAACCTTGGACCTTGCCCGGCAGCTCATGAAACGCCTCCGGGAGGCGCCGGTGACGGCGCCCTCCGCCTCGGACATCAGCGACGACCGGCTGATCAGTCATCACGAGGCAGCCGCAGTGATTCTCGGTCTGCAAGACCGGGAGACCCGCGACAGGGCCGCGGAATGGATGGAGGGTCCAGAAGCCGATTCGGCGTTGCGGCTCTGGCGCGCACTGTCCCGTCGTTGCGTGGCACCGTACGAGGAGCATGCCGCGGCGCCACTGACCCTGGCCGGATGGGTCTCGTGGTCGACGGGCGACGAACCGGGCGCGCGGGTTGCTCTGGGCCTCGCCCTGCGGATGGATCCCGCGTACACCTTTGCCCAACTTCTTCATGAGGCGTGCAACCAGGGCCTCGACCCGGAGACCTTGCGCCGATGCCTGCGCGGGGAGCGCAGTGCGCGAACGGGGCGGCGCGGGCACCGGACGGACCGGAGTGCCCGGCCCCGCCCGGCGCGGCCGACCGCTACGCGCCGGAAGAAGACCCCGTCCGGCTCCGCCCGTCCCGAATCAGGGGCCGCCCGGCGTCGGTCCGGACAAGCCACCCCCGGCCGGCGTGTATCCGGTGGCGACGGATGA
- a CDS encoding ADP-ribosylglycohydrolase family protein yields the protein MTTADSASGQCFERALSSLRGLSVGDALGSQFFVPANYPLLKRRELPPGSWQWTDDTEMACSVLAVLGEHGRIDQDALAHSFADHHDFDRGYGPAVNRMLRLVREGGDWRELASALFQGQGSWGNGSAMRIAPLGAWYADDPEQATHQAEISSYTTHQHREAVVGAMAVAAAASLAAATTGPPTPAELLDGVIALVPRSAVGAGLRRARDMLDYDDAGTVAAVLGNGRRTSAHDTVPFALWSAARSLGDFEQAFWVTAQAGGDVDTTCAIVGGIVAVGKAGAPPADWTARTEELPGWLPQRGGRA from the coding sequence ATGACAACCGCTGACTCTGCTTCCGGCCAATGTTTCGAACGCGCCCTGTCCAGCCTGCGCGGGCTCTCCGTGGGAGACGCGCTGGGCTCCCAGTTCTTCGTGCCCGCCAACTATCCGCTGCTGAAGCGGCGTGAACTTCCACCCGGCTCCTGGCAGTGGACGGACGACACCGAGATGGCGTGCTCGGTGCTGGCCGTGCTGGGGGAGCACGGGCGGATCGACCAGGACGCGCTAGCTCATTCCTTCGCCGACCACCATGACTTCGACCGGGGCTACGGCCCCGCCGTGAACCGGATGCTCAGGCTGGTCCGGGAAGGCGGTGACTGGCGGGAGCTGGCGTCCGCGCTGTTCCAGGGCCAGGGCTCCTGGGGCAACGGCTCGGCGATGCGCATCGCGCCGCTCGGCGCCTGGTACGCGGACGATCCGGAGCAGGCCACACATCAGGCCGAGATCTCCTCGTACACCACACACCAGCACCGCGAGGCGGTCGTGGGCGCGATGGCCGTCGCGGCGGCCGCCTCACTGGCGGCGGCCACGACCGGGCCGCCCACCCCGGCAGAGTTGCTCGACGGCGTCATCGCGCTCGTGCCGCGCAGCGCCGTCGGCGCCGGACTGCGACGGGCACGCGACATGCTCGACTACGACGACGCCGGGACGGTCGCGGCGGTCCTCGGTAACGGCCGGCGTACCAGCGCACACGACACCGTTCCGTTCGCCCTCTGGTCGGCGGCGCGGAGCCTCGGCGATTTCGAGCAGGCATTCTGGGTGACCGCCCAAGCGGGCGGGGACGTCGACACGACCTGTGCGATCGTCGGCGGGATCGTCGCAGTGGGCAAGGCAGGCGCGCCACCGGCCGACTGGACGGCACGTACGGAGGAGCTGCCGGGCTGGCTCCCGCAGCGCGGCGGCCGCGCCTGA
- a CDS encoding ATP-binding cassette domain-containing protein — protein sequence MLQAIGLTSAPRRGLRAAVNDLTFETRPGHVTALLGAPGSGKTAALRLMLELDPGRGVTYFRGRPMHRIPHPAREVGVLLGDVPGHPVRTARGQLRMLCAAAGVPATRADELLELVGLAGLGGQRIGTLSLGMDRRLALASALLGDPHTLVLDDPAEGLAPREGCWLHGLLQAHAARGGTVLYTTADPKEAARAADHVVTIDGGRLVADQDVGDFSRTRLRPRVAVRTPHAARLAAVVSREARAARRSVEVVTEAGGRLAVYGSTCAEIGDTAFRHGLPVHQLADEVGDAGPTAPRGGMSPAEPAGATDPAGSTGPEGPVDRTDSVDPADLAAPGSGEGPGDPRPVVQASGTEPALPIRRRPARGPLHPLRYELRRLLGVRTTTLIMAAVLVVSVGFSVLLARTGHASLPKVLAAWPSLLPLPPAAVGAGLLGALSFGDEFRYPALASGRGTVPRRLGLLLAKLVVSAGVAVVLALAVVLVSAETLRLVYGHDWIHVPPNSISLGVSWVALTVGCAWAGLLAAGVFRVATAGVAAVLAVPVLVVPLVQKVLTVPGSRPVTGLPGRFRELMWPRWPHETDRWVAVAMGVVAHPVGAALALSLSVLVFAYLLTSLHGRARWRSQSAAGSGQAS from the coding sequence ATGCTCCAGGCCATCGGACTCACCAGTGCCCCCCGCCGCGGTCTTCGGGCCGCAGTGAACGATCTCACCTTCGAAACCCGGCCCGGCCACGTCACCGCGCTTCTGGGCGCCCCTGGCTCGGGCAAGACCGCAGCCCTCCGCCTCATGCTCGAGCTCGACCCGGGGCGGGGGGTCACCTACTTCCGGGGCAGGCCGATGCACCGGATCCCGCACCCCGCGCGTGAGGTGGGCGTGCTGCTCGGGGACGTACCGGGTCACCCTGTCCGTACCGCCCGCGGCCAGCTCCGGATGCTCTGCGCCGCCGCGGGTGTACCTGCGACGCGAGCGGATGAACTGCTTGAGCTCGTAGGTCTCGCCGGGCTCGGGGGCCAGCGCATCGGCACACTCTCGCTCGGCATGGATCGACGGCTCGCCCTCGCCTCCGCGCTGCTCGGTGATCCGCACACGCTCGTCCTCGATGATCCGGCAGAAGGCCTCGCTCCGCGCGAGGGCTGCTGGCTGCACGGGCTGTTGCAGGCCCATGCGGCCCGGGGCGGGACCGTTCTGTACACCACGGCGGACCCCAAGGAGGCCGCGCGGGCCGCCGATCATGTGGTCACCATCGACGGCGGCCGCCTGGTCGCCGACCAGGATGTCGGCGACTTCTCCCGGACTCGTCTGCGCCCCCGGGTCGCGGTCCGGACCCCGCACGCGGCTCGCCTCGCGGCAGTGGTCAGCCGCGAGGCCCGAGCGGCCCGGCGCTCGGTCGAGGTGGTCACCGAAGCCGGCGGCCGCCTCGCCGTGTACGGCTCCACCTGTGCGGAAATCGGTGACACGGCGTTCCGGCACGGGCTTCCGGTGCATCAACTGGCCGACGAGGTCGGAGATGCCGGCCCCACGGCGCCCAGGGGTGGCATGAGCCCCGCGGAGCCCGCAGGTGCCACTGATCCAGCAGGCTCCACGGGACCCGAAGGTCCCGTAGATCGCACAGACTCCGTGGATCCCGCGGATCTCGCAGCGCCCGGCAGCGGCGAAGGGCCAGGCGATCCGCGACCGGTCGTGCAGGCGTCGGGCACGGAACCGGCACTTCCCATCCGGCGCCGCCCGGCCCGCGGTCCGCTTCATCCGCTGCGCTACGAGTTGCGCCGTCTGCTCGGCGTCAGAACAACGACCTTGATCATGGCCGCTGTTCTGGTCGTCTCCGTGGGGTTCTCCGTGCTCCTCGCCCGTACCGGCCATGCGTCGTTGCCGAAGGTACTGGCGGCCTGGCCGTCGTTGCTGCCTCTGCCGCCCGCGGCGGTCGGGGCCGGACTGCTCGGCGCCCTCTCGTTCGGTGACGAATTCCGCTACCCGGCGCTCGCTTCGGGCCGCGGCACCGTGCCCCGCCGCCTGGGGCTGCTTCTGGCCAAGCTGGTGGTGTCCGCGGGCGTCGCCGTGGTGCTTGCTCTGGCCGTCGTACTGGTCTCCGCCGAAACCCTTCGCCTCGTGTACGGCCACGATTGGATCCATGTCCCGCCGAATTCGATTTCGCTGGGCGTGAGTTGGGTGGCGCTGACCGTGGGCTGCGCCTGGGCGGGCCTCCTGGCTGCTGGAGTCTTCAGGGTGGCGACGGCGGGTGTCGCCGCGGTACTCGCCGTTCCTGTGCTTGTTGTGCCGCTTGTCCAGAAGGTGCTGACGGTGCCGGGATCCCGTCCGGTCACCGGGCTTCCTGGCAGGTTCCGCGAGCTGATGTGGCCGCGCTGGCCGCACGAGACGGACCGATGGGTGGCCGTCGCCATGGGCGTCGTGGCGCATCCGGTGGGGGCCGCGCTGGCGTTGTCGCTGTCGGTCCTGGTCTTCGCCTATCTGCTCACCAGCCTTCACGGCAGGGCCCGTTGGCGGTCCCAGAGTGCCGCCGGATCGGGCCAGGCCTCATAA
- a CDS encoding ribonuclease HII: MPYEPPTHTVERSLRATTGAKTVAGVDEVGRGAWAGPVTVCAAVTGLRRPPAGLTDSKLISPRRRAELAPLLERWVTAFGLGDASPQEIDELGMTAALRLAAVRALEVLPVRPDAVILDGKHDYLGQPWQVRTVIKGDQSCIAVAAASVIAKVQRDTMMAELGADSGEYADFAFGANAGYPSPVHRAALEEWGPTPHHRLSWSYLDALPRWQHLKKVRISAEAAALESGGQLGFDF; this comes from the coding sequence ATGCCGTACGAACCACCCACGCACACCGTCGAGCGCTCACTGCGCGCAACCACTGGTGCCAAGACCGTCGCCGGTGTCGATGAGGTCGGACGCGGAGCGTGGGCGGGACCGGTCACAGTGTGCGCGGCCGTCACCGGCCTCCGCAGACCTCCCGCCGGACTCACCGACTCCAAACTGATCAGCCCCAGACGTCGCGCGGAGCTGGCACCGTTGCTGGAGCGCTGGGTCACCGCGTTCGGTCTCGGCGACGCCTCTCCGCAGGAGATCGACGAGCTCGGGATGACGGCTGCGCTGCGCCTCGCCGCCGTACGCGCCCTCGAAGTCCTGCCGGTGCGCCCGGACGCGGTGATTCTCGATGGCAAGCACGACTACCTGGGACAGCCCTGGCAGGTCCGCACCGTGATCAAGGGCGACCAGTCCTGTATCGCGGTCGCGGCTGCATCGGTGATCGCGAAGGTCCAGCGGGACACGATGATGGCCGAACTGGGCGCGGATTCCGGCGAGTACGCCGATTTCGCCTTCGGGGCCAATGCCGGTTACCCGTCGCCCGTGCACAGGGCCGCGCTGGAGGAGTGGGGACCGACACCCCACCACCGTCTTTCGTGGTCCTATCTCGACGCGCTGCCCAGGTGGCAGCACCTGAAGAAGGTCCGCATCTCCGCCGAGGCGGCTGCACTGGAAAGCGGGGGCCAGCTCGGCTTCGACTTCTGA
- a CDS encoding histidine phosphatase family protein: MARPQRIVLVRHGESEGNADDTVYEREPDHALRLTATGLRQARETGVRLREMFDGERVSVYVSPYRRTHETFRSLGLDLENVRVREEPRLREQDWGNWQDRDDVRLQKAYRDAYGHFFYRFAQGESGADVYDRVGAFLESLHRSFEAPDHPQNVLLVTHGLTMRLFCMRWFHWSVAEFESLSNPGNGETRTLILGGNGRYTLDRPFERWRTPEPYGITG, translated from the coding sequence ATGGCACGACCGCAACGCATTGTCCTCGTCCGGCACGGGGAGTCCGAGGGCAACGCCGACGACACGGTGTACGAGCGCGAGCCGGACCATGCGCTGAGGCTCACCGCGACAGGGCTGAGACAGGCCAGGGAGACGGGCGTGCGGCTGCGCGAGATGTTCGACGGCGAGCGGGTCAGCGTGTACGTCTCGCCCTACCGCCGTACCCACGAGACATTCAGGTCCCTCGGCCTGGACCTCGAGAACGTGCGGGTACGGGAGGAGCCGCGGTTGCGGGAGCAGGACTGGGGGAACTGGCAGGACCGTGACGACGTGCGCCTGCAGAAGGCGTACCGGGACGCGTACGGCCACTTCTTCTACCGCTTCGCGCAAGGGGAGTCCGGGGCCGATGTGTACGACAGGGTCGGGGCCTTTCTGGAGAGCCTGCACCGGAGCTTCGAGGCGCCCGACCATCCGCAGAACGTTCTGCTGGTCACGCACGGGCTGACCATGCGTTTGTTCTGCATGCGCTGGTTCCACTGGTCGGTTGCCGAATTCGAGTCGCTGTCCAACCCGGGCAATGGGGAGACCCGGACGCTGATACTCGGAGGGAATGGGCGCTACACCCTTGACCGGCCGTTCGAGCGCTGGCGTACCCCTGAGCCGTACGGCATCACCGGATAG